The genomic region CCTTATTTTCTACGTAATTGAGGGAAAGGGGAAAGCGCAGATTGGGGAGAACCAAGTTGAGATAGATAAGGGTTCTATCGTTGTTGTTCCAAAGGGCGTAAAGAGGGGAATAACGGCGGAAACATACATGGAGGCGCTACATGTGGTGGTTCCAGCTCCATCCCCAGAGGACCATGAAAAAGTGATGGAGGCCGCAGCTAGGGGAATTAGGGAAGTTCAGTTAAAGGGGTAACCAGGTTAGCTCCATTACTCGTTAGTAGTTTGGATTCTCGACCAAAAAAGTTTCCCTGAGAAATACTTGGGACAGATAATAACTCCATCTTGTCAATCCTCATACGAATTTCCATAAAATGATCACACTATAGATAAACTCGTTACTGACGACTTAACGTCCTAAGGTTTTCCTTAAGCTTATTTTAAGCTACAGTAGCAGGTTGTGTCATGGAAATCGAATACCTAGAAATTGAAAGCGATTATCTCCGTGACAATCCTTGGAAGGACACGTACAAGAGGAAGGTGGCTGTGGTGACCACTGGATCCACCGAGGATATCCCTGGTATTCTCTACCTCAGCGGCTATTTCTCAACGTCACTGACCCAGTTAAACCTGGACCCTCTCTCAGAGTCCCTAAAGGACAGGGTAGGAAGACTTTACGCAGAGAGAAACATTGGCGACTTGGCCCTCATCCTTCCAGACACCTTCACCTCTCTGGGAGGCAACCAGTACCTGGACTCGAAGGCAATAGGTCTATATGAATCCTTTCTCATGAAGGAACTTGTTCCGCTCGTGAGGGAGAAGTACCAGATCACATCCCTAGGTGTCATGGGAAAGTCCTCGGGCGGATATGGAGCCCTTCACCTAGGAAGTAAGTACGACTTTCAGGCGATAGCGATTCATTCAGCCGACGCCTACTTCGAGTACGCCTACCTTCCTCTTTTTCCACGGGTGATCCAGACTCTAAGAAGAACCGGTACCCCCAAAGACTTCGTGAGCATGTTCTGGGCTCAGCAGGACCGTAAAAGGAGAGACCTGTTGGACGCAATGATGATCATAGGACTTTCAGCCTTTTACTCTCCCACGGAAAATGTGGAGTTACCCTTTGAACTTGAAACTGGAAGGATTAGGGAGGAGGTTTGGAGGCACTGGCTTTCCTTGGATCCAGTTAGGTTCCTTGAAGAACGAAAGGAAAAACTTAGGGGAAAGTCAATCTACATAGACGTTGGAGATAGGGACGACTTTCATCTCCAGTATGGAAATAGGATAATACACGAGATGCTGAACAACTGGAAGATAGCTCATGTCTATGAGGAATTTCATGGGGGGCACATGAACACATCGTATAGGTACGACGTCTCCCTAGTTTACCTCTACGAAAACCTGAAGGCCAAGTAAAACTTGCTAATGCCTTTACCTTTTATGAGGTTGTCCCTTGATAATGGAAAGAGTTACGGTTCATGTGGACCAAAGATTCATAATCCTTTTTTCAACTCCTTTCTGAACTATTTCATTACCGTGTATTATTCTATATAAATATATCATTCTCTATGGGCTAGAAGAAAGATTATTTATCTTCTATAACAAAGTCATTAATAATGATAGAAGTCGTATTGCTAACAAAAGTGGTCCTGACGATGGTTGGAGTCATTTCCTCGGTGTATGGCATAAGCTATGTGATTCTAGGAAGGTTTGATATACCCTTCATACCTAAGAAGGACTCAACTATGGTCGGTTCGATGCTCATAGGGATAGCGTTAGCTCTATTTATTATTTCCGCGTTTATTCCATAAGATGAATGTGCTAGTTGGATTAGAGGATGGGCAAGTTTTTTCCCTTGAAGATACAGGAGTGATAAGGAGGTCTTCAGGGCTACCCTCTGTCATGATTGTCAGGGAATTAACAAGGGAGAAACTTCAGGACTATGCAAGTAGAGGAGTCAAGGTCTTTGTATGTAACTCGGATGAGAAGGAGTGTCTATCCCAGGTACTAAACAAGATATTCCCACAATGCAAAACGTGTAAGTTCGCTTAACACTTTCTCTGCAGGACAAGACCAAAGTGATAGTGGCCAGGAGAGAACTCTGTCACTACCTGAAAATCCTTGAACGTGGCAAGGTAATCTTCACGCGACATCCTAATATGAACCGGTGGTCCAAAGGGGGCATCTTTCCTCCAATCCACGATTATTACCCTACCACAAGGTTTAAGGATCCTCATGACTTCCTTGTAGGCTCCCTCCCTGTCCATGTCATGAAAGGAGCTTGAGAACACCACTACATCCACTGATGATGATGGAAGAGAAGTATGTTCCGATGGCTCGTTGAGAAAAACGGTGGAGCTTTTCTTCACCCTAGTTTTAGCTATATCGAGTGCCTCCTTACTTAGATCAATACAGTACAACTTAAGGGAGTGTTCCTCAAGTACTGGACAGTAATATCCTGGACCGCATCCCATATCCACTACTACTTCATTTCCATGAAGTAATGACGGAACAAACTTCTCTGGGTCCTCAAATTTCTTCCTTTCTGGATCTAAAAGCCTCCTAAAATGATGATCCATGATCCTATTACATATTCCAACACTTAAATCGCTTAATGATTAAGTTTCTATTACGTTGCAACAAGAACATAACCGTCCCACTCAAAAGGATTCAGCTTCCTATCTGCATCATCGGAACAAAAATCCCTAGATTAATATTCGGTGTTCTTAACATCCTTTGTAGTTTCAACATTCTTCAACGCATACTCTGTACTATAGTCTAGGATACGCTCCATGTCAACTTCAAGTGCCACAGCCACAGCTTGGCCAGATTCCAGTATAAGGTTTGCTAGAACGTCATTACCAGTTATTACTTGATTTCCCCTTATCATTTTCATGTGACTTGGCTTCCCGTCCTTAACCTGAATGCTTGCTCTTAGATTCTTACCTTTGATTACAATAGCTCCTGTCTTCATGTTGGTCATAAGTTGCCTTATCTTGGTTGCTATCTCTGAGATTTCTCCCTCTACCCTACCCACTTCAGTCATGGGTAACCCCTGGGGTTCTGGGGCTACAACTTGTTCCTTCTCTAAATACAGCTTTACATACGGTAATATATGGTCTTGGATGAAATGTTCTGCAAGCTGAAAGGGACTTCTTCCCATTAACTTGTCCAATGTAGAGCTCTTGTAGGCAACGTCTAGACCCACTCTAATTTTCGACCCAACTGCTGAATCCTCAACTATAAATTCGGCTCTCCATTCAAACTTCGCATCGTCCGATTTTCCAGCATAAACTATGGCTCCCCCGGATAGATTAGGGCCATTCATATACCCTATAGTCACGTGTAATTTTGTGTCTGGCGTACCAAAGATATAGAGAACCCTTAGTCTCTTTCAGGGCTAGTTAGTTTTCCAGGAGCGACGTATTGACCTGTTGCCTTATCCAGGATCTACAGAATGTTAACATGGCCCATCACTCTTGAGAAGAGGAAGGGATCCATTAATCCTGACTTAATCACTGATTTAGGCGCTTTAACATCAATTTCATAGGTCTGTAACATACCTATTAGTTGTGTTAGATTACTTGTCTTATTAAAAATTTTTCCCCAGATATGCTCAATATTACTACTCCCTCTTAACTGATAGTAATCTAATGACGTTTAATATTCTTCGCTCCAAGGTCTGATAAACCAGTTCGCTTATGGAATCAGAGCTCAGTTTCACTCCACCGCGTGTCCCTTTTCTAGAGGGAAGATCATTGAAACTAGTATTCCACGAACTGATAGTAATGGAATAGGTGATGACATGGAAGGTTACGTAATAGATGCCGTACCATACAGGGGTAGAATAAAGATCGTGCTGGACTCCTTCAGAGAAGCGTGGATTAAGACAACCTATCCCATTTACGTCATCACCGATAGACCTGACCTCGTGATGCAACATCCCTCGGTGGTGTCCCACGAAGAGGAGGAGTGGAGAACCCTATCTGGCGAAAGGATTACCTTACACAGGTATGAGCTCCTTGACCTTGAGGCGAGGTCCTATATTTCTAGGAGAACGACCGTGGTGAACCAGCTTCCCACCACACTTTCCCTTGTCCTGGACAGGTTAGATGCTAGACCCTTCAGAAGGGTCAGGATAGACGAAGGTAAAGTCCTCGAATTCTGGGATCTGGGCCTATCCTTTCCGCCCGTGAAATATGCCACGGTGATAACACATGACTGGTATGGCCCTTCAGAGACGGGGAACATGTTTGAGGCTGACGTGAACGGAGAGAAGTGGAGGGGGTTACTGAGAGACCTGGACCTCGAGGTAGACGTCGCTGGCTGTTTCGGACGTGCGTGCGACCACGTGAAGGCGCCAGTTAAGATAAAACTTGAACAAAAGAGGTCTCCGGTCTCCATTAAGGGGTTAATTGAGTGGTCCTACACCTGCAAGACACCCGTAAGGGAATTGGTGGACGCTACCATAGGGAAAGCGCTGACCACAAACGAGGCCTGGGTCGCATTCGAGAAGAAAATAGTTGTTCCCAACAAGGTCCCGAGGGTAGAGAAGCTCAGGGATATGGATGAACTGCTCCTCAACGATAAGGGTGGACTGGTCCTGTTTCCTAGAACCGGTTGCTTCGACGATGCCTGGCAAGTTGACTTCTCCTCTATGTATCCTTCTCTCATAGTTAAGCATAACATCTCCGGGGAAACCGTTGACGCCTGCGATGACGTAGTCACAGAGATAGGCCATACCATCTGCAATAGCGAGAGGGGGATAGTACCGGAGGCGCTATCCTGGTTAATAAGAAGGAAAGAGGCCCTAAAGCCCGTGGACCCTGAAAGGGCAGAGGCGATAAAATGGATACTTGTTGCCTCCTTTGGGTATCTAGGATACAGGAACTCTAAGTTTGGGAAGATTGAGGCATATGAACTGGTGACCTACTACGCGAGGAAGACATTGAGGAGAGCCTTGGAAATTGCGCAGGAAATTGGGGTTGAAGTGCTTCACGGGATAGTGGACTCCCTCGTGATTAGGGGGGATGCTCCACAGCTAGTGAGGAGACTGGAGGAGGAGACTGGGTTACACCTTCGCTCCACCAGGCTAAAGTGGATAGTTCTTGGGGGGAGAAGGGATGGACTTCCTTACCCTATGAGGTACTTTGGAATGACGGAGGAAGGAATGAAATACAAAGGAATCATCAGGAGAAACATGCCGAACCTAGTAAGGGATTTCCTCGAGAGCTCCATGAACATCCTTTCCAGGGCGGAGACGTGTGAGGACCTGAAAAGGCTTAGGTCAAACCTACTCGAGAACCTCAGGGAGTATGAAGAGAGGGTAATTCATGGGGAGCCCAGGGACTTCGTTATGTGGGTGAAGGGAGAGCCATACGTGAGGGGAGTGAGGGGGTTCTACAACGCAAGGAGAGGGTTCATGGGGAGGGATACGAAGTACTATCTGGAATATCTTAGGAGAACGGCGAGGGAGGTCCTGGGAATTGGATGAGAGACTACTCACGGGGTTTCAGGAACTCGACAGGATAACCCGAGACGACGAGTTCGTGGAATTCTACTCAACTGATTGGGAACTATTGCGAGTATTCTACCATAGGGTCATAGCACTATCGTCCCCTATCCTAGTAGTGGTGGTCTCGGAGAGGGGCGGACTTGATCCAGTCCTGGTGAGGAGATTCCAACGCATATTCAACGTGACTGGTTCAGTGAAGTTGAGGAGGGCGTTCAAGGCGGAGGACGTGGAACCCACAATAAGGGCCATGGGGGACATGGAGTTGATCGTGATTGATCCATATCATCACAGGAACGGGAGGGAATACTCGAAAATAGTTGGGGCACTGAGGGAGAGAAGGGGGAAGCGTTTCCTGTTCAGTTACATGGATAGGCAGAGAGAGGGGCCAACCTTTGGGCTCCACTCTGCCCACAGCGTAATCAAGCTCGAGAGAACGCGAACCGGTTTCAGGGCAGTGATAATGAAGAGTGTCATCGTCGATAACGTGGAGATACCCTACGGGCTCTGGGACATTTACGGAAGGGGAGACGAGGGGTTAATGAGGTGGCTTCTTTAGGACCACGTGACTAGATATTTCCCCCTGCTGACTATTCTAGGAAATGGGACATCGCGATCCAGGAGATGTATCTCCCCATCCCCCGCCCTAAAGACCAGGGTTTTACCCTTCACCCAGAGGTTTGCGGTTAAGGCGCACACCACTGCGTCAGCTTCGTCCTTGCTCGGAGAGAGTTGTCTCCAGTCCCATCCAAGTAGTTTGAGGGACGACGTGGGATGGGTCTCAATTGCCCTTAATTTCCTGGACAATCTTATTCCCCTCTCGGTGAGGCTCGAGATAAAGGAGGGAGGGAAAACCCTCAGACCCCTGGATAGGAGAAGTCTATCCACTTCCCTATATCCCCTCGCTGACGTGAGGGGTGCGTCTAGGGCAACCACAGTTGCCCCCTTACATTTCTCCAGGATCTCGTCGTCGGTATCGAGAAAGGATACGGCAATTACATTGTCCTCGATAGTGGCCACTGCCGACTTACGTTTCACTGCCAGGTCTATCCCGCACTCCATTACTCTTCCTCCTTAACCATTTCAAGGCTCTCAGCTAGGAGAAAACCTAGAATTATCCAACCCAAGAAGAAGTAAACCACGTACTTCTCTAGCTGAACCAGTGAAATGAGCAGGACCCAGGCCGAGAAAGCTAGGGAAACAACGGAGAAGGCTATTTCGTGGAGATGCTTCAGGGGCTTTTTCCTTCCCATTCTGGCGAGAGAGACCCCAGCCGCCATATGGATGTAAAGGTTACTCATTCCTGATACCCCTCCAATCAGGCCTAGCGCCACCAGAGGACTGAAGTTCATTGAGAGAAAAGAGAGTGAGAGTATCACCAACACCGAGATTAGTACCTCGGCCACCTTGGGCTGACCCTTATACTCCCTCGCGAGATAACTGATTAGATGGCCATTTTTGGACATGTTGTAGAGAGTCCTTGACCCAGCCAACAGGTACGCTATTCCTCCCAGCACAGCATCACTCAGGGCTATGGCGGATATCAGGATACCCCCTACAAGTCCGAACTCTGAGGTGAGCAACTCAACTAGATTACCCGTGAAACCTAGGGCCGCTAAAGCGTAGAAGAAGAAGGATGCCAATCCACCTCCTATGACTGGAACTAAGAGGGAAATTCTGCTCACTGTCTTGGAAGCGTTCTCAATCTCCTCGGGGTAGCTGACTATGCTGGAGTAGCCCGATGGTATTCCAATACCGAAAAGTATTGCCTCTGGCAGGTTCATTGGAAGAGAAGTGGGAATAGGATTATAGAACGCAAACCCAGATCTATACATGAAGAAAATCGAGAGACCTAGGATTGCTATTATCTCCAATATGCCCACGGCCACTGCGTACTTGGCTGAAAGCTTCACTCCAGCAATAACTATCGTGGAGGCAAGAATTGAAACTATAAGGGTAAGGTATAGGGGACTAATACCTGTTAACAGGTTAAGTACATAGACCCCACCCATCATCAAGGTACCACCGTAGCTTAACGAGTAAAGAATATACATCCAGCCCGTAGTTATGCCCAAGTTATTGGTCAGCGTGTGTAGGGCATAGGTGTAATACCCACCTCCTTTGTTGAATCTCTTTGAAAGTGAATAAACCACTGACGCGTTAGCCATTACCACGAGGGTAGTAACTATCATCGCGAACCCAGAATGGATACCAACGTAGGAAATCATCACTGTGCCGAACGCCATGAGTGAAATGAAGGGCGATTGTCCGCCAAAGGACAGGAAGAACACCTCAGTGGGTGAGATTTTTGGTTTACTGCCCATCGTAACTATTACTGAACGGAAGTATAAATCACGCACTCTTGAACAACTCTAAACATAAGAACTCAGATTCACAAACTCCCCTTAAGTTAAACGTTATGTACTAGTATTCTCCTTACTTAATCATGCCACTCGTTGGAGTAATAATGGGAAGCAAGAGCGACTGGGAAGTCATGAAGGAGGCCGTGGATATCCTGAAAAACTTCGGGGTTAGTTATGAGGTCAAGGTTGTTTCTGCCCATAGAACACCTGAGTTCATGATGAAATACGCTAAGGAGGCTCATGAGAGGGGTATAGAGGTTATTATTGCGGGGGCTGGAGGGGCTGCCCATCTCCCTGGTATGGTGGCCTCACTAACCCATCTCCCCGTTATAGGAGTACCGGTTCCATCGAGGAACCTTAACGGTCTTGATTCCCTTCTTTCGATTGTGCAAATGCCCTACGGCGTCCCCGTTGCGACTGTGGCCATCGGAGGGGCAAAGAACGCTGGCCTACTGGCGGTTAGGATACTATCCGTGAAGTACCCTGAGCTGGGAGAGAAGATGAGAAAGTTCATGGAGGAGATGAGGAATGACGTACTCTCCACGGAACTCGTTTAAGTTCTGTATCCTTGGGGGAGGACAACTTGGCTGGATGATGGTTCTTGAGGGACTGAAGTTTCCAATCTCCTTCCACGTATACGGAGAGAAAGAGGATCCAGCCTGCAAGATTGCCAACTGCTTCAAGGAAGAGTACAGGAAGGTTATTGAGGAGTGCGACGTCGTCACATACGAGTTTGAGCACGTGGATGATAAGCCACTTGAACTAGCTAGGGACCTTAACAAGCTAATGCCTGGAATGAATGCGGTCGAGCTCAAGAGGGTGAGACATCTAGAGAAGGAATTTCTTAGAAGAGAAGGATTACCGGTACCGCGTTTCGTCACTGTGAGGGGTGGAGATGAGGCACTTAGGGTTCTCAAGAACGAGTTCAATGGCACGGGAGTTATAAAGAGATCCAAGGGTGGTTACGACGGAAAGGGGCAGTTCTTCGTGAGGGGAGACCCTGAAAAATACTCTTTCCTTAGGGATGAGAACGATTACTTCGTTGTTGAGGAACTGGTCAACTTCGACTATGAGGCCTCAATAATAGCTGTGAGGAGGGGGAACGAGTTCAGGGCCTATCCTCCGACGTTCAATTACAACGAGAAGGGAATCCTCGTCTATAATTACGGGCCCTTCGGTAACGAGGAGATGGTGAAGATTGCCGAGGAACTCACGAGAAAGTTAAACTACACTGGCGTAATAGGAATAGAGTTCTTCGTTAAGGATGGAAAGGTTCTCATCAACGAGTTTGCTCCCAGGGTTCATAACACGGGCCATTACACCTTGGACGGAGCTGAGGTATCCCAGTTTGAACAACACGTTAGGGCCCTGGCTGGATTGGAACTAGGGAGTACCAAAGTGCTTACCTTCTCGGGGATGATAAACATACTGGGCATAGCCTCTCCTCCCATGGAGATCCTAAAGCTCGGAACCCTATACTGGTATGGAAAAAGCGAGGCTAGGAAGAGGAGGAAGATGGGGCACGTGAACGTTCTAGGAGATGATCTGGCTGAAGTTAAGGAAAAGATTGAAAATGTTATGAATATATTATATCCCAATGGGCCTGATCTATGAAGTTTAATTTCAAGATCTGGATTGAGGACGATGAGGGAAAACCTGTGATGGGAAAGGGCGGAGTTGCCCTGGTCAAGGCAATTGTGGACTCAGGCTCCATAGCCAAAGCCTCAGAGGAGATGAAGGTATCGTATAAGTTTGCGTGGCAATACGTCAGGAGGATCAATGGGGAAATCGGTGGAATACAGATGAAGAAGGGAGGGAAGAACGCGGGTGGAACGAATATTGATCCCAAGGTGATCAAGGCCGTAAGAATTTACGAACAGGCGCAGGAGGAGGTCAGAAGAGTCCTAGAAAAGTATTCGAAAATGCTGGAGGAGGAAATGGGTTAACGCGTATCGCAACTTGTGTTTTTATCTTTCCTCAAGCGCCCTTATTGCCCCATTTACGAAATCAAGGAGAACCTTTTGGGGTTCCTTTGCCTTCATGATGGCACTGGCAGCTCCAACTCCATCAGAGCCCAACTTCATTGCAACATATACATCCTCACCTGAAGTGATACCTGCGCCCGCAATGAGGTAAACTCCCTGCACCTTTCTTATCTCGTCCACTGCGCTCGTTATGACCTCTGGTCTAGCCTTGGACACAGACACGCCCGTGCCTATTAACTCGGGTGGTTCCACCAAAACTGCTGTGGGTTTAAGAAGAGCCATGGGAGCAACCAGTTCATATCTATCCACGCAGATCACTGATTCTAGACCCAACTTTTTCATCCTCTTTAGGGCGTCGTCCATCTCGTCCATCCTTACCCTCCTTTCACTATGATTTAGTAAGCTTCCCTTGGCCCCAGCGTCCTTTATCAGCTCTGGCGTCACCGCTCCCGTATGGGCACCTTCGGGAACCCCATCCACATGCTGGGCATATACGGGTATTGTGACCGACTCGGCCACTCTAGTTATCATAGTGGCTGGGACCGCAATGATTATCTCAGTTGACGTCTCCAGTGCAACCTTCTCAACAATCTTGGCCATTTCCAGACCTCTTCTGCCGTAAGAGGTTTCGTAGACCTTAAAGTTCACAAGGATGATTGGAACTTTCATGGATAGAGGAGAACTAGTTTTAAATTAAGTTTTGTTGTCTAAACTCCCCTAAAGTCTACACGTAGAATATGAACTCACTAGCTCCTAAGGACTCACGATCATATAAACTTTTCATGTTTAAAGAATTTAAGTAAGGATTTCGCATGGTTAATATGGAAGTTTTTCCCGAATCATTAAGGGGGAGACTCTCTTCTTCAATGTTAAGCAAATTAAATCAGCTTAATAATAATTACCTTGTTACCTTTTTATCTAGCATAGTAGAATTATGTGAACCAGATAGCGTTTATCTAGTGGAGGGAACTGGGGAGGACTTGGAATACGTGAAGAGGAGGGCCTTGGAAAACGGAGAGGAGATACCCCTGCGTAACAGAAACCACACAATTCACTTCGACCACCCTCTGGATCAGGCACGGGCCAGGGAGGACACATTTATTCTGAGCGGAAAGATTCCCTTCGTGAACACTAAGCCCAAAGAGGAGGGACTGAAGGAAGTTCTGGGAATCCTCAA from Metallosphaera sedula DSM 5348 harbors:
- a CDS encoding alpha/beta hydrolase-fold protein, with protein sequence MEIEYLEIESDYLRDNPWKDTYKRKVAVVTTGSTEDIPGILYLSGYFSTSLTQLNLDPLSESLKDRVGRLYAERNIGDLALILPDTFTSLGGNQYLDSKAIGLYESFLMKELVPLVREKYQITSLGVMGKSSGGYGALHLGSKYDFQAIAIHSADAYFEYAYLPLFPRVIQTLRRTGTPKDFVSMFWAQQDRKRRDLLDAMMIIGLSAFYSPTENVELPFELETGRIREEVWRHWLSLDPVRFLEERKEKLRGKSIYIDVGDRDDFHLQYGNRIIHEMLNNWKIAHVYEEFHGGHMNTSYRYDVSLVYLYENLKAK
- a CDS encoding class I SAM-dependent methyltransferase, whose product is MDHHFRRLLDPERKKFEDPEKFVPSLLHGNEVVVDMGCGPGYYCPVLEEHSLKLYCIDLSKEALDIAKTRVKKSSTVFLNEPSEHTSLPSSSVDVVVFSSSFHDMDREGAYKEVMRILKPCGRVIIVDWRKDAPFGPPVHIRMSREDYLATFKDFQVVTEFSPGHYHFGLVLQRKC
- a CDS encoding DNA polymerase domain-containing protein; protein product: MEGYVIDAVPYRGRIKIVLDSFREAWIKTTYPIYVITDRPDLVMQHPSVVSHEEEEWRTLSGERITLHRYELLDLEARSYISRRTTVVNQLPTTLSLVLDRLDARPFRRVRIDEGKVLEFWDLGLSFPPVKYATVITHDWYGPSETGNMFEADVNGEKWRGLLRDLDLEVDVAGCFGRACDHVKAPVKIKLEQKRSPVSIKGLIEWSYTCKTPVRELVDATIGKALTTNEAWVAFEKKIVVPNKVPRVEKLRDMDELLLNDKGGLVLFPRTGCFDDAWQVDFSSMYPSLIVKHNISGETVDACDDVVTEIGHTICNSERGIVPEALSWLIRRKEALKPVDPERAEAIKWILVASFGYLGYRNSKFGKIEAYELVTYYARKTLRRALEIAQEIGVEVLHGIVDSLVIRGDAPQLVRRLEEETGLHLRSTRLKWIVLGGRRDGLPYPMRYFGMTEEGMKYKGIIRRNMPNLVRDFLESSMNILSRAETCEDLKRLRSNLLENLREYEERVIHGEPRDFVMWVKGEPYVRGVRGFYNARRGFMGRDTKYYLEYLRRTAREVLGIG
- a CDS encoding DUF429 domain-containing protein, which gives rise to MECGIDLAVKRKSAVATIEDNVIAVSFLDTDDEILEKCKGATVVALDAPLTSARGYREVDRLLLSRGLRVFPPSFISSLTERGIRLSRKLRAIETHPTSSLKLLGWDWRQLSPSKDEADAVVCALTANLWVKGKTLVFRAGDGEIHLLDRDVPFPRIVSRGKYLVTWS
- a CDS encoding APC family permease, producing MGSKPKISPTEVFFLSFGGQSPFISLMAFGTVMISYVGIHSGFAMIVTTLVVMANASVVYSLSKRFNKGGGYYTYALHTLTNNLGITTGWMYILYSLSYGGTLMMGGVYVLNLLTGISPLYLTLIVSILASTIVIAGVKLSAKYAVAVGILEIIAILGLSIFFMYRSGFAFYNPIPTSLPMNLPEAILFGIGIPSGYSSIVSYPEEIENASKTVSRISLLVPVIGGGLASFFFYALAALGFTGNLVELLTSEFGLVGGILISAIALSDAVLGGIAYLLAGSRTLYNMSKNGHLISYLAREYKGQPKVAEVLISVLVILSLSFLSMNFSPLVALGLIGGVSGMSNLYIHMAAGVSLARMGRKKPLKHLHEIAFSVVSLAFSAWVLLISLVQLEKYVVYFFLGWIILGFLLAESLEMVKEEE
- the purE gene encoding 5-(carboxyamino)imidazole ribonucleotide mutase; the protein is MPLVGVIMGSKSDWEVMKEAVDILKNFGVSYEVKVVSAHRTPEFMMKYAKEAHERGIEVIIAGAGGAAHLPGMVASLTHLPVIGVPVPSRNLNGLDSLLSIVQMPYGVPVATVAIGGAKNAGLLAVRILSVKYPELGEKMRKFMEEMRNDVLSTELV
- a CDS encoding 5-(carboxyamino)imidazole ribonucleotide synthase — translated: MTYSPRNSFKFCILGGGQLGWMMVLEGLKFPISFHVYGEKEDPACKIANCFKEEYRKVIEECDVVTYEFEHVDDKPLELARDLNKLMPGMNAVELKRVRHLEKEFLRREGLPVPRFVTVRGGDEALRVLKNEFNGTGVIKRSKGGYDGKGQFFVRGDPEKYSFLRDENDYFVVEELVNFDYEASIIAVRRGNEFRAYPPTFNYNEKGILVYNYGPFGNEEMVKIAEELTRKLNYTGVIGIEFFVKDGKVLINEFAPRVHNTGHYTLDGAEVSQFEQHVRALAGLELGSTKVLTFSGMINILGIASPPMEILKLGTLYWYGKSEARKRRKMGHVNVLGDDLAEVKEKIENVMNILYPNGPDL
- a CDS encoding winged helix-turn-helix domain-containing protein codes for the protein MKFNFKIWIEDDEGKPVMGKGGVALVKAIVDSGSIAKASEEMKVSYKFAWQYVRRINGEIGGIQMKKGGKNAGGTNIDPKVIKAVRIYEQAQEEVRRVLEKYSKMLEEEMG
- the tpiA gene encoding triose-phosphate isomerase translates to MKVPIILVNFKVYETSYGRRGLEMAKIVEKVALETSTEIIIAVPATMITRVAESVTIPVYAQHVDGVPEGAHTGAVTPELIKDAGAKGSLLNHSERRVRMDEMDDALKRMKKLGLESVICVDRYELVAPMALLKPTAVLVEPPELIGTGVSVSKARPEVITSAVDEIRKVQGVYLIAGAGITSGEDVYVAMKLGSDGVGAASAIMKAKEPQKVLLDFVNGAIRALEER